DNA from Triticum aestivum cultivar Chinese Spring chromosome 7D, IWGSC CS RefSeq v2.1, whole genome shotgun sequence:
ATCAACTCCTCTCAGCAGTAGCACACCAACCACCACCAAATACAACACCCAGAAAACGTAAGAGGCCTCCaaaagcaacaccttcaagaagggaccAGTGCACAAGCGGCGTCGTTGCCCGATCcaagatcttaggttttcaccctgaaggaAGTCCGAGCTCTCGAAACAATTCCTTCAGCAAGGCAATTGCCAGGCACAACCAATGAAGGTCAGACCTTAGGCTTTCACCCTGAAAGTCACGACTCGGCACCCAAAGAGCAccataaaaaaatgaaatcctgcaatgctgctGCCCCCACTTATCAGTGCTGCTTCTAAAAGTTATCGAACACCAGGCTgactccatcaccaccaaggccccGTCCGACTAACTGATCCTCCTATCTCAGCCACCATGACCTTCTCCATCGCCGTCTATTCCATGGAAATCGAGAGGCCAACATGTCCCATGGTATGAACAAACTCCAGAGCTTTGTGCTGCGCCCTCAGAACCTCCTAGGCTGATCTTGACGCGCATGGTCCGAACCAGATCTCCCGAGCAAGATCACCATCAGCAGTTCCGGAACCCGTCGATGACCAGATCAAGGAGGGCCGATCATGCCGAACGTTGTCGTGATTCGAGCAGAGCACGAGGACCGCCACCTTTATTCACGGCAACAGGCCCTCACGCCACCCCGAACTAGCCTGCCGCCGTCTGGCCGGCCACCATCGGCACCACCACGGTGCCTACCCGGCGCTGTCAGGCCCCCAACCGCGCTACCGTAGCCGATATTAGATCTGGACGATAACTGAGATCCACGGCCACCACCTCCGCCCGCATCTGGCAGAGAGCAGCGGGCACGCCGGATGCCCGCGCGATACGCCGGAGCCAAGCCCGGCCACCGCATCATCGCAACGCGGTGCCTGCGCACGGATCAAAGCACGCCAGCCAGATCCGCCGTGCTGGAGAGCCGCCCGTGCCCATCGCGTCCAGGAGAGCACCCGCGCGAGACTGGCCGCCGGGCCGAAGCGCTCGAGGAGCCGCCAGCGACGTCGCTCGGGACGAAGGTATGGCGGTGTGAGGGGCAAAAAACGCCCCGCCGCCATCATCCCGGAGCGcggcgcggcttcgccggccgGCTCTCTGGCGGCGGCGTGGCGGGAGGCAGAGGAGGCGGGGACGGGCGGAGGCGGCTGGTGTTTTCCCCCGAGTCACCAAATGCGGGCGACATGGGGGCGGCGGCTGGGTCTTCCGCCTCGTACATAGAGTTAGGCTTATGGCGTTCTGCATTTGCCCACTAATGCATGCTGATCTGAGTATCTGGGTATTGATTACTGATGCAGCATTGCACATGACAACTCAGATATTTAGTTGCACAAATAAAAGTAAAAGGTTGCTCCTTTATTTTTTGAATCCGTGTCAACTTTGGCTAGTCTGGTATTTACCGAAACCATAGCATATTTGGTTCCATACTCTATTTGTATTTGCATGTTTGTTTTTTAACGTTGGAAATTATATAATATCATTTCAGTTGCTACATATGATCAGAATTGGCTAAGTATTGTTTGTGCTTTGATGCAGCAAATGTCTATCACCGAGATTTGAAGCCCAAGAATGTGCTTGCCAATGCAAATTGCAAACTCAAAATTTGTGACTTTGGCTTGGCGAGAGTTGCATTCAATGATGCACCTACGACAGTCTTCTGGACAGTAAGCAATATCTTTTGTTATTGTATCTCAATAGCATATGTTATTGGTTGATCTTGCAGTACTCGAAGTTTCTATCTTGATTGTTTTAAGTTCCAACTGGCCCTTCGATCAGCTATTTACCACAGTTCGTAATTGATTGTATTGTCATGTGACAACACATTACATGATGCAGCTAACAAATAGCCGGTGGTGTATTTACTCCCAACATTATTCTTGTGACACCCACTGTTAGTCATATTATTAACTAACAATTGGAGATTTACTACCACCGAATCATGCTTTGTTCCCTGTTGTCATGTTAAACTTCAGGTTGCCTCATTCGAGACACAATGGTTCTAACAAAGGGAAAGTGAATATCTAATGATCAGTGCACTGTCACATACAAGTTGAAATAAGATGTCATCTAGTTTTACTTTTAACTGGGTCTTCATGAAGCCATTTCCCCATTCTTTGGTTTTAGGGTGGGATTGGGGTCGACGGTTGTGAAGCTAACCATTAATTTAGGGCGTTGGGGCTGCTCTGGAGTCTTTCATTGCTCATCCAATGTTTTCTATTCCTGTCAAATGAACTTCTAAATTAACATAAACTTCGCTTTTCAGGATTATGTGGCAACGAGATGGTATAGAGCACCTGAACTTTGTGGGTCCTTCTATTCTAAGGTAAGCAATATTACGAACTTATGATTAATCAGAAGTTAGAGAGGTTGACATGTATACATATCGATGATGCCAACCTAATAGGCATTATTTTTGTGTGATGGTACTGGTGCTGGTAAATGACATTGTTGGGATGCGGGTCTGGAACTTGATGTCCCGTGCCTGTTGAGTCACCTCACCTTGTAGTGAGTATGAGGGAATTGGCCATGAGGTGAGTATGAGGGAAATTACAGCAGTGACGGCAGCAGCAAGATAAACAGTACACTGTAATTGAGTTTAAATGGTAAACAGTAAAGATACTCTTTTGCCCGCGCCCATCTGGACCGTCCATTGCTTCTCGTCTTGATCAATCTGGATCATTGGTTAACTGACGAAGTGCCAATAGGAATATAACACTAGTGGGTtcagtcagggtcctgacagtcgAGTCACTTCACATTGTAGTGAGTATTGAGGGAATTGCCATGAGGCGCTTTTGACTTTTTTTTTAATATTTGGATTTGTCTGTCTTATATGCCTATAACACCAAAAAAATGTGCAATGCATTGTTTACACCTGTATGCACAAATTTGAGCAGAAAAGTTGATGCCATCAACTCATCATATACTTGTAAATCAGCAAATGTCCCATGGCAAATTGGCAATAAAGAAGTAACACTCATGATTCATAAGCCCATATTGTATGCTGTTCAAACTTGTAACTGTGCTGTCATATGGCTGCAAACAATAGAATGATGGATAGCACTGCAAGGTTGGAACCCCATGTCTTTGCGTGTATCACTAAATGTTTGTATACATATTGTATACCAAGGACCACTGCAGTTTTAGACCACATCATTACCAATACTCTAATAGTCATAGTTGTACACTTGTACTAGTAGCTCCTCATGGTTCCTCCACTAGCACCTCTGGACCGTCACAAGTTGCGATTGTCCTTGCCTGACAGCCTCGCAACAACACCTCTCAAGGTATCCACACGTATAAAAGCGGGAACGCTGTGTGCTAGCCTGCTAGGGTGCTAGCACTGACAAGCACGGCCAGGCTTTCATGGGTGGGAGTGGTGGCTAGGCTTTCTGAAGTCCCACGAATTTGTGCCCCCAATGCCAACATGCCTCCCTTTGCATAGATTCCCGTGGTAGGTCTCCACATTGGAGGCTCACTGAGCCCAGTAGGTACCAGACCACTTTCCGAAACCTGTTCCAGCCTGTTAGTGTTTGTCGCACATAAATAACTTGAATGGGAACTAAACCATGTGGCAACTATCTTGCCATACCATGTTCATATTCCATATTGGGGAAACATGAATAGAGTTCGAATTATAATTTAATAAGAATGCGGTTTTGCTTACTAACTACCATTCAGATGTGGCTACCGTCGAGTTTGAATTATTTTCTGCACAATTTATCTGTTTCTACACCCTCTTAATTTACAATAGAGAAGATAGATAGCAACTATCACTAACAACCTTCCACAAGTAAATGGATCCCTTCCGCACAATTTCTTTTGCTCATGCTGCTTATTGCAAAGTTGGAAACATATCCGTTACTTGAGCAACTGAACAGTGCATAGCATTAGTTGGGTTAAAGAAATATTCAAATGGTCCCAGTTGGAAGTTGACTGTCCCAATTACAAATCATCTTATTTGGTATTGACCACAGTTGTGGCATTGTTTTTCTGTTATATTTCTTTTGTAAACAAGATCTCCCCCCGGTCCTGATTTGAGTTGGTATGGCCAATTGTTCGTGTCACTGAAATTTACCATCTTTTGGGTTGCAGTATACACCAGCTATTGATATATGGAGTATAGGGTGCATTTTTGCCGAGGTGTTGATTGGAAAGCCTCTATTTCCTGGTAAAAATGTTGTTCACCAGCTGGATTTGATAACTGATGTTCTGGGGACACCTTCGTTAGATGCTATTTCTCAGGTATGGATCTTTGGAAGTTTGCTGTCAAAGTTATAGTTCTGTCTGCTTataaaattttctactgtcctacctCTGCTAAGGTGCGGAATGACAAGGCAAgaaaatatctgacatgcatgcgGAAGAAACAGCCTGCTTCGTTTTCGCAGAAATTTCCAAAGGCTGACCCATTAGCATTACGATTGCTTAGGAGGCTTCTAGCTTTTGATCCAAAGGATCGTCCCTCTGCTGAAGAGGTATGCCATATATATGAATCTTAACTGGTCCCATGTTCTGCATCTGGCAGTACAAGATATTGTGATCTTGatatatctgcaaattgtaggcATTGGCAGATCCATACTTTAATGGACTAGCAAAGGTAGAGCGAGAACCATCTTGTCAACCGATACCAAAACTTGAATTCGAATTTGAGGGTCGTAGAGTAACAAAGGAGGACATCAAGGAACTGATCTTTGAAGAAATTTTGGAGTATCATCCTCAATTACTGAAGGAGCATATCAGTGGAACAGACAGACGAAACTTTGTTCATTTAAGGTTAGATATGTTATTGCACACTTGTTTATCTTCTCTTAGTCATCATCCATGTCTGATACGCTTGCATCTTCTGGTATTGCAGTGCTGTTGACCAATTTAAGAAACGCTTCGCTGAACTCGAGGAAAATGGTGGCGAAAATGGATCAGCTGTTTCGACACAGAGGAAACATTCTTCTTTGCCAAGGTAAATGTCTTGTCTCCAACTCAAATCTCTTTTACTGGGAGGGGATCTAGACAGCTAATCATTTATACAAGGTATGATCCAGTCATAATATGTATTGATATCACCAATGATGCAAC
Protein-coding regions in this window:
- the LOC123164038 gene encoding mitogen-activated protein kinase 11, with product MQNNDLRKKSAAEIDFFTEYGDTNRYKVLEVIGKGSYGLVCSANDTQTGEKVAIKKIHNIFEHISDAARILREIKLLRLLRHPDVVEIKHILLPPSKKDFKDIYVVFELMESDLHQVIKANDDLTREHYQFFLYQMLRALKYMHTANVYHRDLKPKNVLANANCKLKICDFGLARVAFNDAPTTVFWTDYVATRWYRAPELCGSFYSKYTPAIDIWSIGCIFAEVLIGKPLFPGKNVVHQLDLITDVLGTPSLDAISQVRNDKARKYLTCMRKKQPASFSQKFPKADPLALRLLRRLLAFDPKDRPSAEEALADPYFNGLAKVEREPSCQPIPKLEFEFEGRRVTKEDIKELIFEEILEYHPQLLKEHISGTDRRNFVHLSAVDQFKKRFAELEENGGENGSAVSTQRKHSSLPRQSFNPR